Proteins found in one Lagopus muta isolate bLagMut1 chromosome 18, bLagMut1 primary, whole genome shotgun sequence genomic segment:
- the FASN gene encoding fatty acid synthase — MEDVVIAGIAGKLPESENLQEFWENLLNGVDMVTEDDRRWKPGIYGLPKRNGKLKDIKKFDASFFGVHPKQAHTMDPQLRLLLEVSYEAILDGGINPTALRGTDTGVWIGASGSEAAEALSQDPEELLGYSMTGCQRAMLANRISYFYDFTGPSLTIDTACSSSLMALENAYKAIRHGQCSAALVGGVNILLKPNTSVQFMKLGMLSPDGACKAFDVSGNGYCRSEAVVVVLLTKKSMAKRIYATIVNAGSNTDGFKEQGVTFPSGEMQQQLVGSLYRECGIKPGDVEYVEAHGTGTKVGDPQEVNGIVNVFCQCEREPLLIGSTKSNMGHPEPASGLAALAKVILSLEHGLWAPNLHFNDPNPDIPALHDGSLKVVCKPTPVKGGLVSINSFGFGGSNAHVILRPNEKKCQPQETCNLPRLVQVCGRTQEAVEILIEESRKHGGCSSFLSLLSDISAIPASSMPYRGYTLVGTESDITEIQQVQASGRPLWYICSGMGTQWKGMGLSLMKLDLFRQSILRSDEALKSTGLKVSDLLLCADENTFDDTVHAFVGLAAIQIAQIDVLKAAGLQPDGILGHSVGELACGYADNSLSHEEAVLAAYWRGRCVKEAKLPPGGMAAVGLTWEECKQRCPPNVVPACHNSEDTVTVSGPLDSVTEFVTKLKKDGVFAKEVRSAGVAFHSYYMASIAPALLSALKKVIPHPKPRSARWISTSIPESQWQSDLARNSSAEYHVNNLVNPVLFHEGLKHIPENAVVVEIAPHALLQAILRRTLKPTCTILPLMKKDHKNNLEFFLTQTGKIHLTGINVLGNNLFPPAEYPVPVGTPLISPYIKWDHSQDWDVPKAEDFPSGSKGSASASVYNIDVSPDSPDHYLVGHCIDGRVLYPATGYLVLAWRTLARSLGMVMEQTAVMFEEVTIHQATILPKKGSTQLEVRIMPASHSFEVSGNGNLAVSGKISLLENDALKNFHNQLADFQSQVNVTEKSGLLMEDVYQELHLRGYNYGPTFQGVLECNSEGSAGKILWNGNWVTFLDTLLHLIVLAETGRSLRLPTRIRSVYIDPVLHQEQVYQYQDNIEAFDVVVDRCLDSLKAGGVQINGLHASVAPRRQQERISPTLEKFSFVPYIENDCLSSSTQLHAYLEHCKGLIQKLQAKMALHGVKLVIHGLETKGAAAGSPPTQKGLQHILTEICRLELNGNLHSELEQIVTQEKMHLQDDPLLNGLLDSSELKTCLDVAKENTTSHRMKIVEALAGSGRLFSRVPSILNTQPLLQLEYVATDCTPEALSANEAELHDAGISFSQWDPSSLPSGNLTNADLAVCNCSTSVLENTTEIISNLAAAVKEGGFVLLHTLLKEETLGEIVSFLTSPDLQQKHGFLSQAQWEELFSKASLNLVAMKRSFFGSVIFLCRRQSPAKTPIFLPVDDTHYKWVDSLKEILADSSEQPVWLTATNCGNSGILGMVNCLRLEAEGHRIRCVFVSNLSPSSAVPPTSLSSLEMQKMIQRDLVMNVYRDGKWGSFRHLPLQQAQPQELTEYAYINVLTRGDLSSLRWIVSPLRHFQTTNPNVQLCKVYYASLNFRDIMLATGKLSPDAIPGNWTLQQCMLGMEFSGRDLAGRRVMGLLPAKGLATVVDCDKRFLWEVPENWTLEEAASVPVVYATAYYALVVRGGMKKGESVLIHSGSGGVGQAAIAIALSMGCRVFATVGSAEKREYLQARFPQLDANSFASSRNTTFEQHILRVTNGKGVNLVLNSLAEEKLQASLRCLAQHGRFLEIGKFDLSNNSQLGMALFLKNVAFHGILLDSIFEEGNQEWEVVSELLTKGIKDGVVKPLKSTVFGKEEVEAAFRFMAQGKHIGKVMIKIQEEEKQYPLRSEPVKLSAISRTSCPPTKSYIITGGLGGFGLELAQWLIERGAQKLVLTSRSGIRTGYQAKCVREWKALGIQVLVSTCDVGTLEGTQLLIEEALKLGPVGGIFNLAVVLKDAMIENQTPELFWEVNKPKYSGTLHLDRVTRKKCPDLDYFVVFSSVSCGRGNAGQSNYGFANSAMERICEQRHHDGLPGLAVQWGAIGDVGILKAMANREVVIGGTVLQQISSCLEVLDMFLNQPHPVMSSFVLAEKVSVKSEGGSQRDLVEAVAHILGVRDVSSLNAESSLADLGLDSLMGVEVRQTLERDYDIVMTMREIRLLTINKLRELSSKSGAAEELKPSQVLKMGPGEPPKLDLNNLLVNPEGPTITRLNEVQSTERPLFLVHPIEGSIAVFYTLASKLHMPCYGLQCTKAAPLDSIQSLASYYIDCMKQIQPEGPYRIAGYSFGACVAFEMCSQLQAQQNASHALNSLFLFDGSHSFVAAYTQSYRAKLTQGNEAALETEALCAFVQQFTGIEYNKLLEILLPLEDLEARVNAAADLITQIHKNINREALSFAAASFYHKLKAADKYIPESKYHGNVTLMRAKTHNEYEEGLGGDYRLSEVCDGKVSVHVIEGDHRTLLEGDGVESIIGIIHGSLAEPRVSVREG; from the exons GCATTAATCCAACTGCCCTCCGTGGCACAGACACGGGTGTATGGATTGGTGCAAGTGGCTCAGAAGCTGCTGAAGCCCTTAGCCAAGATCCAGAAGAGCTTTTGGGATACAGTATGACTGGCTGCCAGCGTGCTATGCTTGCCAACAGGATTTCATACTTCTATGACTTTACAG GACCAAGCTTAACTATCGACACAGCCTGCTCCTCCAGTCTCATGGCTCTAGAAAATGCTTATAAAGCAATTCGTCACGGGCAGTGCAGTGCAGCCCTGGTAGGAGGGGTCAACATTCTGCTGAAGCCCAACACTTCTGTGCAGTTCATGAAGCTGGGCATGCTTAGTCCTGATGGTGCCTGCAAGGCTTTTGATGTTTCAG GAAATGGATATTGTCGCTCTGAAGCTGTTGTTGTTGTGCTCTTGACCAAGAAATCCATGGCTAAACGCATCTATGCCACCATAGTGAATGCTGGGAGTAACACTGATGGCTTTAAGGAGCAGG GTGTGACATTCCCATCTGgagagatgcagcagcagctggttgGTTCTCTGTACAGAGAATGTGGTATCAAGCCTGGAGATGTGGAGTATGTTGAAGCTCATGGGACGGGCACCAAG GTTGGAGATCCGCAGGAAGTAAATGGCATTGTAAATGTCTTCTGCCAGTGTGAGAGAGAGCCTCTGTTAATTGGATCAACCAAGTCAAACATGGGTCATCCAGAGCCAGCTTCTGGGCTTGCTGCATTAGCCAAG GTCATTCTTTCTCTGGAACACGGGCTGTGGGCTCCAAATCTTCATTTCAATGATCCAAATCCAGATATTCCTGCTTTACACGATGGCTCCTTGAAAGTGGTTTGCAAACCAACACCAGTGAAAGGTGGCCTTGTCAGCATCAATTCTTTTGGCTTTGGAGGTTCTAATGCTCATGTTATTCTGAGGCCAAATGAGAAGAAGTGCCAGCCTCAAGAGACTTGTAACTTGCCAAGGCTGGTTCAAGTTTGTGGCAGGACACAGGAAGCTGTGGAAATACTAATTGAAGAAAGCAGGAAACATGGAGGATGCAGCTCATTTTTAAGCCTGCTCAGTGATATCTCTGCAATTCCTGCATCTTCCATGCCCTACAGGGGCTACACGCTAGTTGGCACTGAGAGTGACATAACAGAGATTCAGCAAGTCCAAGCATCTGGTAGACCTCTCTGGTACATCTGCTCAG GTATGGGAACACAGTGGAAAGGTATGGGCCTGAGCCTTATGAAATTGGATCTGTTTCGCCAGTCTATATTGCGCTCTGATGAGGCTTTGAAGAGCACAGGACTGAAAGTCTCAGACCTGCTTCTGTGTGCAGATGAGAACACTTTTGATGACACTGTCCATGCATTTGTTGGGCTAGCTGCTATACAG ATTGCCCAAATCGATGTGCTAAAGGCTGCAGGTCTGCAACCtgatgggattttgggtcacTCAGTGGGTGAACTAGCTTGTGGCTATGCAGATAATTCCTTAAGTCATGAAGAAGCTGTTCTTGCTGCTTACTGGCGGGGCCGATGTGTGAAAGAGGCCAAATTGCCCCCAGGAGGGATGGCTGCTGTTG GTCTGACATGGGAGGAATGTAAGCAGCGCTGTCCTCCAAACGTGGTACCAGCATGTCACAACTCTGAGGACACTGTCACTGTCTCAGGGCCTCTG GACTCTGTGACTGAGTTTGTAACCAAACTGAAGAAAGATGGGGTGTTTGCAAAGGAGGTGCGCAGCGCCGGAGTTGCATTTCATTCCTACTACATGGCATCCAttgcaccagcactgctcagtgcactGAAAAAG GTCATTCCACACCCTAAACCTCGTTCAGCTCGGTGGATCAGTACATCTATCCCTGAATCTCAGTGGCAGAGTGATCTTGCCAGGAATTCCTCTGCTGAGTATCACGTGAACAACCTGGTGAATCCTGTGCTGTTCCATGAAGGCCTGAAGCATATTCCAGAGAACGCTGTTGTGGTGGAGATTGCTCCACATGCTCTTTTGCAG GCTATCTTGAGGAGAACTTTGAAGCCAACTTGCACTATTCTACCTTTGATGAAGAAGGACCACAAAAATAACTTGGAATTCTTCCTAACACAGACTGGAAAGATTCATTTGACTGG AATAAATGTTCTTGGAAATAACTTGTTCCCACCTGCGGAATACCCTGTCCCTGTGGGAACACCCCTTATTTCTCCGTATATCAAATGGGACCACAGTCAGGACTGGGATGTTCCAAAAGCTGAAGACTTTCCCTCAGGTTCCAAAGGCTCTGCATCTGCTTCAGTCTACAATATCG atgtGAGTCCTGACTCTCCTGACCATTACTTGGTTGGTCATTGCATTGATGGCAGAGTCCTGTACCCAGCCACTGGGTACTTAGTGCTGGCTTGGCGAACTCTGGCACGATCTCTTGGCATGGTCATGGAGCAAACAGCTGTTATGTTTGAAGAAGTTACAATCCATCAGGCAACTATCCTTCCCAAAAAGG GATCGACACAGCTGGAAGTACGAATCATGCCTGCTTCTCACAGCTTTGAAGTGTCAGGGAACGGGAACTTGGCTGTGAGTG GGAAGATCTCCCTCCTGGAAAATGATGCTCTGAAGAACTTTCATAACCAGCTGGCTGACTTTCAGAGTCAAGTTAACGTCACTGAGAAGTCTGGCCTCTTGATGGAAGATGTTTACCAAGAGCTGCATCTTCGTGGATATAACTATGGGCCAACTTTTCAGGGTGTTTTGGAATGCAACAGTGAAG gaagTGCAGGGAAGATTCTGTGGAATGGAAACTGGGTAACCTTCCTTGACACCCTGCTACACTTGATAGTCTTAGCAGAGACTGGGCGCAGCCTCCGCTTGCCCACCAGGATTCGCTCGGTGTATATTGACCCTGTGCTTCATCAGGAGCAGGTGTACCAGTACCAGGACAACATAGAGG CTTTTGATGTTGTTGTTGACCGCTGTCTTGATAGCCTCAAAGCAGGAGGTGTTCAGATCAATGGACTTCATGCCTCTGTGGCACCACGGCGACAACAGGAGCGGATTTCTCCCACTCTGGAAAAATTCTCCTTTGTTCCCTATATTGAGAATGACTGCTTGTCTTCCAGCACCCAGCTTCATGCCTacctggagcactgcaaag GCCTGATCCAGAAGTTACAAGCTAAGATGGCACTGCATGGTGTCAAACTGGTTATCCATGGCCTAGAAACCaaaggggctgctgcagggtcCCCACCCACACAGAAGGGCCTTCAGCATATCCTTACTGAAATCTGCCGTCTAGAACTGAATGGAAACCTACATTCTGAGCTGGAACAGATTGTGACTCAGGAGAAGATGCACCTCCAGGATGATCCCCTTCTCAATGGCTTGCTGGATTCTTCAGAGTTGAAGACCTGCCTAGACGTGGCAAAGGAGAACACAACCAGTCACAGGATGAAAATAGTGGAG GCTCTGGCAGGAAGTGGACGCCTGTTTTCTCGTGTCCCAAGTATTCTGAATACTCAGCCCCTGTTGCAGCTGGAGTACGTTGCCACTGACTGCACCCCTGAAGCTCTTTCAGCTAATGAAGCTGAGCTACATGATGCTGGAATCTCCTTTAGCCAGTGGGATCCCTCTAGCCTTCCCTCTGGAAATCTGACCAATGCTGACCTGGCAGTATGCAACTGTTCAACGAGTGTTCTAGAGAACACAACTGAAATTATCTCTAACTTAGCAGCTGCAGTGAAAGAAGGAGGGTTTGTTTTGCTGCACACCCTTCTTAAAGAGGAAACTCTTGGAGAAATTGTCAGCTTTCTTACAAGTCCAGACCTACAGCAGAAGCACGGCTTCCTGTCACAG GCACAGTGGGAGGAGTTATTCAGCAAGGCCTCACTGAATCTGGTTGCAATGAAGAGATCTTTCTTTGGCTCAGTTATTTTCCTGTGTCGACGGCAATCCCCTGCCAAAACACCCATTTTTCTGCCAGTAGATGACACTCATTATAAGTGGGTTGACTCCTTAAAG GAGATCTTGGCCGACTCATCAGAGCAGCCTGTGTGGTTGACTGCCACCAATTGTGGGAACTCTGGAATTTTGGGTATGGTGAACTGCCTTCGCCTGGAAGCAGAAGGCCACAGAATCAG GTGCGTGTTCGTTTCCAACTTGAGCCCTTCATCAGCTGTCCCACCCACAAGTCTTTCTTCCCTGGAGATGCAGAAGATGATTCAGAGAGATCTGGTGATGAACGTGTATCGTGATGGAAAGTGGGGTTCCTTCAGGCATCTCCCGTTGCAGCAAG ctcagcctcaGGAGCTGACAGAATATGCTTATATAAACGTGTTGACTCGTGGAGATCTCTCTTCCCTTCGTTGGATTGTTTCCCCACTCCGCCATTTCCAAACAACAAATCCGAATGTTCAGCTCTGCAAAGTTTACTACGCATCTCTCAATTTCCGGGACATTATGCTGGCAACAGGAAAGCTTTCTCCAGATGCTATCCCTG GTAACTGGACGTTGCAGCAGTGCATGCTGGGCATGGAGTTCTCAGGACGGGACCTGGCTGGAAGGAGAGTGATGGGATTGCTGCCAGCAAAAGGGCTGGCTACAGTGGTGGACTGTGACAAGAGGTTCCTATGGGAAGTGCCTGAAAACTG GACTCTGGAAGAAGCAGCTTCAGTGCCTGTGGTTTATGCCACTGCTTATTATGCTTTGGTGGTTCGAGGTGGTATGAAGAAGGGGGAGAGTGTCCTCATTCACTCTGGCTCAGGAGGCGTGGGCCAAGCAGCCATTGCCATTGCCCTGAGCATGGGCTGCCGTGTTTTTGCTACTGTAG GCTCTGCTGAGAAACGTGAGTATCTCCAAGCAAGGTTCCCACAGCTGGATGCTAACAGCTTTGCCAGCTCCCGAAATACAACCTTTGAGCAACATATACTGCGAGTTACCAATGGGAAAG GTGTCAACCTTGTGTTAAATTCCTTGGCAGAAGAGAAGCTCCAGGCCAGTTTGCGTTGTCTTGCTCAACATGGGCGCTTCTTGGAAATAGGCAAATTTGATCTATCAAACAACAGCCAGCTTG GAATGGCTCTTTTCCTCAAGAATGTGGCGTTCCATGGAATCCTGCTGGATTCAATCTTTGAGGAAGGAAACCAAGAGTGGGAGGTGGTATCAGAGCTGTTGACAAAAGGCATAAAAGATGGTGTGGTGAAGCCCCTGAAAAGCACAGTCTTTGGTAAAGAAGAGGTAGAAGCTGCCTTCAGGTTCATGGCGCAAGGAAAACATATTGGCAAAGTTATGATCAAG ATCCAAGAGGAGGAGAAGCAATATCCTTTAAGGTCTGAACCAGTAAAGCTTTCTGCCATCTCCCGAACTTCCTGCCCACCTACCAAGTCCTACATCATCACAGGGGGCCTGGGAGGATTTGGGCTTGAATTGGCACAGTGGCTGATTGAGAGAGGAGCACAGAAGCTTGTACTGACATCCCGTTCTGGCATACGAACTG GCTACCAGGCTAAATGTGTCAGAGAATGGAAGGCGCTGGGAATCCAAGTGTTGGTTTCTACCTGTGATGTTGGAACTCTAGAAGGAACACAGCTTTTGATAGAAGAAGCTTTGAAGCTGGGACCAGTTGGAGGCATCTTTAATTTGGCTGTG GTCCTTAAAGATGCCATGATTGAAAATCAGACCCCAGAATTATTCTGGGAGGTCAACAAGCCCAAGTATTCAGGCACCCTTCATTTGGACCG GGTGACTCGTAAGAAGTGTCCAGACCTGGACTACTTTGTTGTATTCTCCTCTGTAAGCTGTGGAAGAGGAAATGCTGGGCAAAGTAATTATGGCTTTGCTAATTCTGCCATGGAGCGTATCTGTGAGCAGCGGCATCACGATGGACTCCCAG GCCTGGCAGTCCAGTGGGGAGCCATTGGTGATGTGGGCATCCTGAAGGCAATGGCAAACAGAGAAGTTGTGATTGGGGGAACTGTTCTCCAGCAAATCAGCTCATGCCTGGAGGTGCTTGATATGTTCCTGAATCAACCTCATCCTGTCATGTCCAGTTTTGTCCTAGCAGAGAAGGTCTCTGTGAAAAGTGAAGGAGGAAGTCAACGGGATCTTGTAGAAGCTGTTGCTCATATCCTTG gTGTTCGTGATGTGAGCAGTCTGAATGCTGAGAGCTCCTTAGCAGACTTGGGCCTGGATTCCTTGATGGGTGTGGAGGTGCGCCAGACGCTGGAGAGAGACTATGACATTGTTATGACCATGAGAGAAATCCGACTGCTTACAATCAACAAACTGCGTGAACTGTCCTCCAAGTCTGGGGCAGCAGAAG AACTGAAGCCATCCCAAGTATTGAAGATGGGCCCAGGTGAGCCTCCAAAACTGGATTTGAATAACTTGCTGGTGAATCCAGAAGGGCCAACGATCACCCGTCTCAATGAAGTTCAGAGCACAGAACGCCCTCTTTTCCTTGTGCACCCCATTGAGGGATCCATTGCAGTCTTCTACACTCTTGCCTCCAAACTTCATATGCCCTGCTATGGACTCCAGTGCACAAAAG CTGCTCCCTTGGACAGCATACAGAGCCTGGCATCCTATTATATTGACTGCATGAAGCAGATACAGCCTGAAGGACCTTATCGCATTGCTGGATACTCTTTTGGTGCCTGCGTAGCCTTTGAAATGTGCTCCCAGCTGCAAGCACAACAAAATGCTTCCCATGCACTCAACAGTTTATTCCTCTTTGATGGGTCTCATTCCTTTGTGGCAGCATACACTCAg AGCTACAGAGCAAAGCTGACCCAAGGAAATGAGGCTGCGTTGGAGACAGAAGCGCTGTGTGCCTTTGTTCAGCAGTTTACAGGCATTGAATACAATAAG TTGTTGGAGATTCTTCTGCCCTTGGAAGATCTGGAGGCTCGTGTCAATGCTGCTGCAGACCTTATAACTCAGATTCATAAAAACATCAATCGTGAAGCactcagctttgctgctgcttccttttacCACAAGCTGAAGGCTGCTGACAAGTATATACCAGAGTCCAAGTATCATGGGAACGTGACACTGATGCGGGCAAAGACTCACAATGAGTATGAAGAAGGTCTGGGTGGCGACTACAGACTCTCAGAG GTATGCGATGGAAAAGTATCGGTCCACGTCATTGAAGGAGATCACCGCACCTTATTGGAGGGAGATGGTGTTGAATCAATCATTGGGATCATCCATGGCTCACTGGCAGAACCACGTGTCAGTGTCAGAGAAGGTTAA